One segment of Candidatus Micrarchaeum acidiphilum ARMAN-2 DNA contains the following:
- a CDS encoding LemA family protein — protein sequence MSLLLYAIVGLVVVIIAGLVIVIYNSLVALKNNAKKAWADIDVLLEKRHDALGKLIDTVSGYMKYEKGLMTQLTQLRSQWMNLPQEDVQAKMNASNQVSSALKSVFAVAENYPDLKANNSFIQLQQSILTIESQIADRREFYNQSVTDLNIRIQQFPYNLLARAMGFSAMPLFQVPNEAKADVKINFDMTQ from the coding sequence ATGAGTCTCTTACTGTATGCCATAGTTGGCCTTGTTGTGGTAATAATAGCAGGGTTGGTAATAGTAATATACAACTCTTTAGTTGCATTGAAGAACAACGCGAAGAAGGCCTGGGCTGACATAGACGTGCTCCTCGAGAAGAGGCATGACGCCCTTGGCAAGCTGATCGATACAGTAAGCGGCTACATGAAGTACGAGAAGGGACTTATGACGCAGCTTACGCAATTGAGAAGCCAATGGATGAATCTGCCTCAGGAAGACGTTCAGGCAAAAATGAATGCATCTAATCAAGTATCCTCCGCACTCAAGAGCGTATTTGCAGTAGCAGAGAACTATCCTGACCTCAAGGCAAACAACAGCTTCATACAATTGCAGCAGAGCATACTGACCATCGAATCTCAGATAGCCGACAGGAGGGAGTTCTACAACCAATCAGTTACTGACCTGAACATACGGATACAGCAGTTTCCATATAATCTGCTTGCCAGAGCAATGGGCTTCTCTGCAATGCCTCTGTTCCAAGTGCCAAATGAGGCAAAGGCAGATGTCAAGATAAATTTTGACATGACTCAGTAG
- a CDS encoding Endonuclease/exonuclease/phosphatase, translating into MRIVSLNVWGGRVYSKLAEFLEGKKTGVDIFCFQEVLDANSKTGNEAKATKQSYQGTEFEEVQDLYGRLENVLTGFRGFLSASYSEGSEKLAMFVRNGIEADVRTAWAHKQIRVLYGGKPFEVGSIMQYAKISNDNGTCFIANVHGLWQGGGKEDTPERIEQSRNILRIMSSFGERKILCGDFNLDISTESVHMLEQETVNLVKEFKINSTRSALAPSSKGRFADYIFASDKIKINKFNVLNDVVSDHLPLYVDFE; encoded by the coding sequence ATGAGAATAGTTTCTTTGAATGTATGGGGCGGAAGGGTATATAGCAAACTTGCCGAATTTCTTGAGGGTAAGAAAACGGGTGTAGACATCTTCTGTTTCCAGGAGGTTTTAGACGCCAATTCCAAAACCGGAAACGAAGCCAAAGCTACCAAACAGTCATATCAAGGAACCGAGTTTGAAGAGGTTCAGGATCTATACGGCAGATTAGAAAACGTGCTAACGGGCTTCAGGGGTTTCCTGTCAGCGTCTTATAGTGAAGGTTCTGAGAAGCTGGCGATGTTTGTAAGGAACGGAATAGAAGCAGATGTGCGAACCGCTTGGGCACACAAGCAGATCAGAGTATTATATGGGGGAAAACCCTTCGAGGTAGGCAGCATTATGCAATATGCAAAAATTTCGAATGATAATGGTACATGTTTTATAGCAAACGTGCACGGGCTTTGGCAAGGCGGAGGAAAGGAAGATACACCAGAAAGGATCGAACAGTCAAGGAACATTTTAAGGATAATGTCCAGTTTTGGCGAGCGCAAGATATTATGCGGAGATTTTAATCTTGACATATCTACAGAAAGTGTGCACATGCTGGAGCAAGAGACGGTAAATTTAGTAAAAGAGTTCAAGATAAATTCTACTCGCAGTGCCCTCGCACCATCAAGTAAAGGCAGGTTTGCAGATTATATCTTTGCCTCAGATAAAATAAAAATCAACAAATTCAATGTTCTAAATGATGTTGTGTCAGACCATCTGCCATTATATGTAGATTTTGAATGA